The following DNA comes from Leptolyngbyaceae cyanobacterium.
GCTCTAAGTTCTCAATCTTTGCCTCTGGCTGATTGAGATCGTAAGTTTTTAGTTGCCAGTGCCAACCCCAATAAGTGTAAGTACCGGGCTGCAAGATTTTCTTAAAATCACTGCGGTGATATAATATGCCAATCTCGTTAGGTTTAATATAAAATGTGTTCCACATAGAAATTTTCTTAAACAACTTGGGTATTTGCAATCGAAATAACATATCGGCTCTAAATTATAACTTTGGCTTCTTGTTTTGCGCTGCTGAATTTATCGTGATTTCAATTCTTTTCGCCCTTGTTTCAGGACGTTTAGCGCTCTCAATCCAATATAGTATATTCTTTTTAGAAGATCTGCTTAATGAATCAAAAAATTTATTAGCAGCTTCATTGGTACCTAACTCTTGCTTTAAGTCATCTGGAATAACTAACTCTTCTATTGAATCTAGTATATTCCACGAACCATTTTGTTTGGCTGCTTCAATTTTGGCTAAACCAGCCTCAGTCATCAAACCTAGATCGATTAGTTCTGCGATGTACTGCTTGTTTAATTTTGACCATACGCTCTTTAGTTTCCGGGGCGTAAATATTTGCATATAGCGTTCTTCATCTAAAGCTTTAACTTTACTGTCAATCCAACCAAAGCATAAAGCTTCTTTGACTGCTTCGCTATATTTAATACTTGGCTTACCACTTTTTACTTTGTAGTAAATTAGCCATACACCAATAGAGGTACGATGGTTTTTTTCCAACCATTCCCGCCATTCTTGGCCATTTTTTGCATAAAAGTTTTCTAGTTGGTTATCGAAGTTTGACATAGCGAGAAAGTTATTATACTTGTCCGACTTAAAACCGATCGCTAATACCTCAGGAGGCAGGCATAGAGAACTTTTTCAGGTTTTTGCACAAATTTGGTCATTACAGCTAATCAACTCAACATGATATTAAGCAAAAAATCAAGAGTTTTTATAATACATATACTACACAATTTTTTTAAACTCTGCAAATGTAAGTGTTGACTGTTCGGTTGCGGGCAAATGGCTTCTCCAAAACTGGATTAAGATGGTTGCCGCTTCCCCGCAGACTACCCGAAGGCAATCCAGGCAAAGAGAACAACTCTCAAATACGCCGTTCAGTTTACCAGTTCCAGAAAACCGGAGCTAGAAACCGAAGGGACATACTCAAGTTAAGGAGAGAACAATTGCACTGGCTCCCTTACAGTTACTACCGATCGTCACTAGGTGACGATCGATGGTACGCACCTACATTGCAGAGTTCCTAATCAGTTGATTTTGCTACTACCCAAAAGTAGTGTCTTTTGACCCGGACGGGGTTGTTGGTGCAGAAAGTGGATTTGAACCACTGACATTTGGGGACAAGCCCAACGAGCTACCAAACTGCTCTATTCCGCGAATTTGTCTTTTGACCTAGACAAGGTTGGTTGAAAGTACAGGAATCGAACCTGCAACAAATCGATTATGAGTCGATCGCTCTACCACTGAGCTAACTTCCGGGAGTTTGATGTAGGAATTGAACCTACGA
Coding sequences within:
- a CDS encoding YdeI/OmpD-associated family protein, producing MSNFDNQLENFYAKNGQEWREWLEKNHRTSIGVWLIYYKVKSGKPSIKYSEAVKEALCFGWIDSKVKALDEERYMQIFTPRKLKSVWSKLNKQYIAELIDLGLMTEAGLAKIEAAKQNGSWNILDSIEELVIPDDLKQELGTNEAANKFFDSLSRSSKKNILYWIESAKRPETRAKRIEITINSAAQNKKPKL